A region from the Pelobates fuscus isolate aPelFus1 chromosome 3, aPelFus1.pri, whole genome shotgun sequence genome encodes:
- the HSPA4 gene encoding heat shock 70 kDa protein 4 has translation MSVVGFDLGFQSCYVAVARAGGIETVANEYSDRSTPACISFGPKNRAIGAAAKGQVISNAKNTLQGFKRFHGRAYTDPFVQSEKPGNAYELVELPTGATGFKVMYLEEERSFTAEQITGMLLTKLKETAESALKKPVVDCVIAVPCFFTDAERRSVMDATQIAGLNCLRLINETTAVALAYGIYKQDLPAPEEKPRIVVFVDMGHSAYQVSVCAFNKGKLKVLATAFDSTLGGRKFDEVLVNYFCEEFGKKYKLAIRSNIRPLLRLAQECEKLKKLMSANASELPLNIECFMNDIDVSGSMNRGHFEEMCDSLLSRIEAPLRSILEQAKLKKEDIYSVEIIGGATRIPAVKERIIKYFGKEVSTTLNADEAVARGCALQCAILSPAFKVREFSITDLVPYSISLKWNSPAEEGLSDCEVFPKNHAAPFSKVLTFYRKDPFTLDAYYTTPKELPYPDPSLGQFHIQKVIPQADGSSSKVKVKVRVNVHGIFSVSSASLVEIHKIEEGEEPMETEQTGKEEEKMQVDSEEPKQEENPQTQAETKNNPDEMETSQGGTKDKKTDQPPQAKKAKVKTSTIDLPIDHYPPWQIGRDALNLFVENEGKMMMQDKLEKERNDAKNAVEEYVYEMRDKLCSIYEKFVNEDDRNSFILKLEDTENWLYEDGEDQAKQVYIDKLNDLKNLGQPIQTRYQEFEEQPKAFEELGKQIQLYMKVIHSFKNKEEAYEHLDPAEVEKVEKSVNESMEWMNNKMNLQHKQNLTVDPVVKTKDIQAKTKELTFTCNPIVTKPKPKVEPPKDEQQASEQNGPVDSNTNSQGPQAAEQSSDTAASDAEKKLPEMDIE, from the exons AGCATGCATTTCATTTGGCCCCAAGAACAGAGCAATTGGAGCGGCAGCAAAAGGCCAg GTGATTTCAAATGCAAAGAACACATTACAAGGCTTCAAAAGGTTCCATGGCCGAGCCTACACAGATCCCTTTGTACAGTCAGAAAAACCTGGTAATGCTTACGAGCTCGTTGAGTTGCCAACAGGTGCAACTGGTTTCAAG GTTATGTACCTTGAAGAGGAGCGAAGTTTCACTGCGGAGCAAATTACAGGAATGCTGCTGACTAAACTGAAAGAGACTGCAGAGAGTGCACTCAAGAAGCCTGTGGTGGATTGCGTTATTGCT GTTCCCTGTTTCTTCACTGACGCAGAAAGGAGGTCTGTAATGGATGCCACACAGATAGCTGGACTCAACTGCCTAAGGCTGATTAATGAAACTACTGCAG TTGCCCTTGCTTATGGAATATATAAGCAAGATTTGCCTGCCCCAGAAGAGAAGCCAAGGATTGTGGTATTTGTGGACATGGGGCACTCTGCATATCAAGTGTCTGTCTGTGCTTTTAATAAGGGCAAGCTGAAA GTTCTAGCCACTGCCTTCGATTCAACGTTGGGGGGGAGGAAGTTTGATGAAGTTTTGGTCAACTATTTCTGTGAGGAGTTTGGTAAAAAATACAAGTTGGCAATCAGGTCGAATATCAGGCCTTTGCTGCGCCTTGCACAGGAGtgtgaaaaactaaaaaaactgaTGAGTGCAAATGCTTCTGAGCTGCCACTGAATATTGAATGTTTTATGAATGATATTGATGTCTCTGGATCAATGAATAG GGGACATTTTGAAGAAATGTGTGACAGTCTTTTATCTCGTATTGAGGCACCGCTGCGCAGCATCTTGGAACAAGCCA agctgaaaaaagaagatattTACTCAGTAGAAATAATCGGTGGTGCCACTCGAATTCCTGCCGTTAAAGAACGAATAATAAAGTACTTTGGTAAAGAGGTCAGCACTACCCTGAATGCTGATGAAGCTGTAGCTAGAGGATGTgctttgcag tGTGCAATTCTTTCTCCAGCATTCAAAGTGAGAGAGTTTTCAATCACTGATTTGGTGCCATATTCTATTTCATTGAAGTGGAATTCTCCAGCAGAGGAAGGATTAAG TGATTGTGAGGTATTCCCGAAAAACCATGCAGCTCCCTTCTCGAAAGTGCTTACTTTCTACAGGAAGGATCCTTTCACACTTGATGCTTATTACACCACACCAAAGGAACTGCCCTATCCTGATCCCTCCTTAG GTCAGTTCCATATTCAGAAAGTGATTCCTCAGGCTGATGGCTCCAGCTCCAAGGTCAAAGTGAAAGTACGTGTGAATGTCCATGGTATATTTAGTGTGTCCAGTGCTTCACTCGTTGAAATCCATAAGATAGAAGAAGGCGAAGAACCCATGGAAACAGAACAGACGGGGAAAGAGGAGGAG AAAATGCAAGTCGATAGCGAAGAGCCTAAACAAGAAGAGAACCCACAAACTCAAGCGGAAACCAAGAATAATCCTGATGAAATGGAG ACATCGCAGGGTGGGACCAAGGATAAGAAGACTGATCAGCCTCCTCAAGCTAAGAAAGCCAAAGTTAAGACCAGTACAATTGACCTACCCATTGATCACTATCCTCCATGGCAGATTGGGAGGGACGCTCTGAACCTATTTGTTGAAAATGAG GGTAAAATGATGATGCAAGATAAACTGGAGAAGGAGCGTAATGATGCTAAGAATGCCGTTGAAGAATATGTGTATGAGATGAGGGACAAGCTGTGCTCCATCTATGAGAAGTTTGTCAATGAGGAT GATCGTAATAGCTTCATTCTCAAGCTTGAAGACACAGAGAACTGGTTGTATGAAGATGGGGAAGATCAGGCTAAACAAGTGTATATAGATAAATTAAATGACCTTAAG AACTTGGGTCAGCCTATACAGACACGCTATCAGGAGTTTGAAGAACAACCAAAAGCTTTTGAAGAACTAGGAAAACAAATTCAACTTTACATGAAAGTGATTCATAGCTTTAAAAATAAG GAGGAAGCATATGAACACTTGGATCCGGCAGAAGTAGAAAAGGTTGAGAAGAGTGTAAATGAGTCCATGGAATGGATGAACAACAAAATGAATCTCCAACATAAGCAGAATCTAACAGTGGATCCAGTAGTGAAGACAAAAGATATTCAAGCGAAAACAAAA GAGCTAACATTCACATGTAACCCGATTGTCACAAAACCGAAGCCCAAGGTGGAACCCCCAAAAGATGAACAGCAGGCGAGTGAGCAAAATGGACCAGTAGACAGTAATACAAACAGCCAAGGCCCACAGGCTGCTGAGCAGAGTTCAGATACAGCTGCTTCTGATGCAGAAAAAAAGCTTCCTGAAATGGACATTGAATGA